A window from Enterocloster bolteae encodes these proteins:
- a CDS encoding DUF6470 family protein gives MNVLKITSTPIKLSMTSQRARLESRLPDPEVGIIRNPGKLNMKSDHIKVDIDTSRSRDSLGFKTARGLMKDAASAGLKAASDATAQYSRVGNQMMQIQDGVTVSGIIKNQMMAQTNVVTGIAFIPSVGPDISWEPADLSIDFAPAQLAFDPQVQEPAARYVPGELSVNVEQYPKVEIEYMGDPIYVPPSANPAGNEGPQ, from the coding sequence ATGAACGTCCTAAAAATCACATCTACCCCCATTAAGCTGTCCATGACCTCCCAGCGCGCCAGGCTTGAGAGCAGGCTGCCGGACCCTGAGGTGGGAATCATCCGCAATCCGGGGAAGCTGAACATGAAATCAGATCATATCAAGGTGGATATTGATACGTCCCGTTCCAGGGACAGTCTGGGGTTCAAGACCGCCAGAGGGCTTATGAAGGATGCTGCCAGCGCAGGCCTTAAGGCTGCATCGGATGCCACTGCCCAGTATTCCAGGGTGGGCAACCAGATGATGCAGATTCAGGACGGGGTGACGGTATCCGGCATTATAAAGAATCAGATGATGGCCCAGACCAATGTGGTCACGGGGATTGCCTTTATTCCGTCAGTAGGTCCGGATATTTCCTGGGAGCCCGCTGATCTGTCCATTGACTTTGCGCCTGCCCAGCTTGCGTTTGATCCTCAGGTGCAGGAGCCGGCGGCCAGGTATGTGCCGGGCGAGCTCAGCGTAAATGTGGAACAGTATCCCAAAGTAGAAATAGAATATATGGGAGATCCCATATACGTACCGCCCAGCGCCAATCCGGCCGGAAATGAAGGGCCGCAGTAA
- the fliW gene encoding flagellar assembly protein FliW, protein MKIETRDFGILEIEERNIITFKQPIFGFEEYTQFVLVNDSNMGNGICWLQSIEQKDICFIMLNPLEVKRDYAPVVMQDILILLQAVPEDDLDCWVLMVIGETFRNSTVNLKSPIIINHKTNLAVQVILDQDYPIRQSIFSQGERDGLC, encoded by the coding sequence TTGAAGATAGAGACGCGGGATTTTGGAATCCTTGAGATAGAAGAAAGAAATATTATAACATTTAAACAGCCCATATTCGGATTTGAAGAATATACGCAGTTTGTACTTGTAAATGATTCCAACATGGGAAATGGAATCTGCTGGCTGCAATCCATTGAGCAGAAGGACATATGCTTTATCATGCTGAATCCTCTGGAAGTAAAACGTGATTATGCTCCAGTTGTGATGCAGGATATATTAATCCTGCTGCAGGCGGTTCCTGAGGATGATTTGGACTGCTGGGTTCTCATGGTCATCGGAGAGACGTTCCGCAATTCTACAGTAAACCTGAAAAGCCCTATCATCATTAATCATAAGACGAATCTGGCTGTCCAGGTAATACTGGACCAGGATTATCCCATACGGCAGTCCATATTCAGCCAGGGAGAGAGGGACGGCCTATGCTGA
- the csrA gene encoding carbon storage regulator CsrA, translating to MLILSRKKGESIKIGDDIEIFVSEIKGDKVRLGISAPGDMKICRTELYLTMENNKEASDKVDLLKVFQLSRNLKALAQEDEKEVREEKNGSA from the coding sequence ATGCTGATTTTATCCAGGAAAAAAGGCGAATCAATTAAAATTGGCGATGATATTGAGATATTTGTGTCCGAGATTAAAGGCGACAAGGTGCGTCTGGGCATTTCAGCGCCCGGCGATATGAAGATATGCCGCACGGAGCTGTATCTTACCATGGAGAATAACAAGGAAGCATCGGATAAGGTGGATCTGCTTAAGGTGTTCCAGCTCTCCAGAAACCTGAAAGCTCTTGCCCAGGAGGATGAAAAGGAAGTTAGGGAGGAGAAAAATGGAAGTGCTTGA